The proteins below are encoded in one region of Streptomyces spinoverrucosus:
- a CDS encoding lectin: MPRPLPTAVSLAALSLATGLLTASPAQAATGAVTGLAGKCLDVAGANSADGTPVQLYDCNGTAAQQWTVGSDGTIRALGKCLDVTGNSTADGATVQLWSCTGGANQRWTVTAANDIVNPQANKCLDVTGNNSANGTRIQIWSCGGGANQKWTAPAPGDGNPPSAPMAVAPYLYNGWGSPPNPTTVSNATGVKHFTLAFVLSNGYCNPQWDGWRALTGGVDQQTINTVRAGGGDVVPSFGGWSGNKLESSCSSASELAAAYQKVVSAFGLKAIDIDLEAEAYDSPTVQQRTVDALKTVKANNPGLKVYVTIGTGQSGPDTSLINRAASSGLTVDAWTIMPFNFGGVGQNMGNLSVRAAEGLKNSLKAAYGYSDDQAYRSMGISSMNGITDQGETVTVNDFRTMLAYAQQHHLARLTFWSVNRDRPCTGGPADSCSGVSQSDWDYTRVFAGYTG; the protein is encoded by the coding sequence ATGCCCAGACCTCTCCCCACGGCTGTCTCCCTGGCCGCCCTCTCGCTCGCCACCGGCCTGCTCACCGCGTCCCCCGCGCAGGCCGCCACCGGCGCCGTCACCGGCCTCGCCGGCAAATGCCTCGACGTCGCCGGCGCGAACTCCGCCGACGGCACACCCGTCCAGCTCTACGACTGCAACGGAACCGCCGCCCAGCAGTGGACGGTGGGCAGCGACGGCACCATCCGCGCCCTCGGCAAGTGCCTCGACGTCACCGGCAATTCGACGGCCGACGGCGCGACGGTGCAGTTGTGGAGCTGTACCGGTGGCGCCAACCAGAGGTGGACCGTCACCGCCGCGAACGACATCGTCAACCCGCAGGCCAACAAGTGCCTGGACGTCACCGGCAACAACTCGGCCAACGGCACGCGGATCCAGATCTGGAGCTGTGGCGGCGGCGCCAACCAGAAGTGGACCGCGCCGGCCCCGGGCGACGGCAACCCGCCCTCCGCGCCGATGGCCGTGGCGCCGTACCTCTACAACGGCTGGGGCAGCCCGCCGAACCCCACCACGGTCTCCAACGCCACCGGTGTCAAGCACTTCACCCTCGCCTTCGTGCTCAGCAACGGCTACTGCAACCCGCAGTGGGACGGCTGGCGGGCACTGACCGGCGGCGTCGACCAGCAGACGATCAACACCGTGCGGGCAGGCGGCGGCGACGTCGTCCCGTCCTTCGGCGGCTGGAGCGGCAACAAGCTGGAGAGCTCCTGCTCCTCCGCGAGCGAGCTGGCCGCGGCCTACCAGAAGGTCGTCAGCGCCTTCGGGCTGAAGGCGATCGACATCGACCTGGAGGCCGAGGCGTACGACAGCCCGACCGTGCAGCAGCGCACCGTCGACGCGCTGAAGACCGTCAAGGCCAACAACCCGGGCCTGAAGGTGTACGTCACCATCGGCACCGGCCAGAGCGGCCCCGACACCAGCCTGATCAACCGGGCCGCGAGCTCCGGTCTGACCGTGGACGCCTGGACGATCATGCCGTTCAACTTCGGCGGCGTGGGCCAGAACATGGGCAACCTGTCCGTGCGGGCCGCCGAGGGCCTGAAGAACTCGCTGAAGGCGGCGTACGGCTACAGCGACGACCAGGCCTACCGGTCCATGGGCATCTCGTCGATGAACGGCATCACCGACCAGGGCGAGACCGTCACGGTCAACGACTTCCGGACGATGCTCGCCTACGCCCAGCAGCACCACCTGGCCCGGCTGACCTTCTGGTCCGTCAACCGCGACCGTCCGTGCACCGGCGGCCCCGCCGACAGCTGCTCCGGCGTGAGCCAGTCCGACTGGGACTACACCCGCGTCTTCGCGGGCTACACCGGCTGA
- a CDS encoding RICIN domain-containing protein, which translates to MLTSLRSALTRRRRSTAAALVTAAVASLLTTAPAPADAAESAAEALPTDFATVMNAASGRCLDAYAAGTANGTVVQQYKCNGTAAQQWSFSTTSDGYVRINNRNNTNQVVDVSDVSTADNAPVHLWAYGGGANQQWLPVHEGGGAYHFVNRNSGKCLDDPGASTADGVQFVQYTCNGSAAQRFQVVPVTQSSTNPDLGPNVVVFDPSMSASTIQNRLNTIFQQQETNQFGSQRYAVLFKPGSYDADVNVGYYTQVAGLGLGPDAVTINGAVHVEADWFPPQNATHNFWRGAENMSVNPTNGSDRWAVSQASAYRRMHLRGNLALDDGGWSSGGLLADTKIDGQVNSGTQQQWLTRNSQLGSWTGSNWNMVFVGSQGVPTNSFPNPPYTTVAQTPVSREKPFLYVDDNGAYQVFVPSLRSNSTATSWAGGNAPGSSLSLDTFYIVKPGASAADINAALAAGKNLLVTPGVYHLNQTLQVNRADTVVLGLGLATFIPDNGITAMKVADVDGVKVAGILFDAGTTNSPTLMEVGPTGASASHAANPTSLHDVYFRVGGAAVGKATTSLVVNSDNVIGDHTWIWRGDHGSGIGWNSNTGDTGLIVNGDNVTMYGLFVEHYQKYQTIWNGNGGRTYFYQNEMPYDPPNQAAWMNGSTQGYAAYKVANSVTSHQAYGLGSYCFFNVNPSVTAERAIEAPNNPNVRFTNMVTVSLGGTGTIRHIVNDRGGPSNSTTNVANLTSYP; encoded by the coding sequence GTGCTCACCTCCTTGCGCTCCGCGCTCACGCGCCGCCGCAGATCAACTGCGGCCGCGCTGGTCACCGCGGCCGTCGCCTCCCTGCTCACCACCGCACCCGCGCCCGCGGACGCGGCGGAGAGCGCGGCCGAGGCACTGCCCACCGACTTCGCCACCGTCATGAACGCCGCGAGCGGCAGGTGTCTGGACGCCTATGCGGCCGGCACCGCCAACGGCACCGTCGTACAGCAGTACAAGTGCAACGGCACCGCGGCCCAGCAGTGGAGCTTCTCCACCACCAGCGACGGCTACGTCCGTATCAACAACCGCAACAACACGAACCAGGTCGTGGACGTCTCCGACGTCTCCACGGCCGACAACGCGCCCGTCCACCTGTGGGCCTACGGCGGCGGCGCCAACCAGCAGTGGCTGCCGGTCCACGAGGGCGGTGGCGCCTACCACTTCGTCAACCGCAACAGCGGCAAGTGCCTGGACGACCCCGGCGCCTCGACCGCGGACGGCGTGCAGTTCGTGCAGTACACCTGCAACGGCAGCGCCGCCCAGCGCTTCCAGGTGGTCCCGGTGACCCAGTCGAGCACGAATCCGGACCTCGGCCCGAACGTCGTCGTCTTCGACCCGTCCATGTCGGCGTCGACCATCCAGAACAGGCTGAACACCATCTTCCAGCAGCAGGAGACGAACCAGTTCGGCTCCCAGCGCTACGCCGTCCTGTTCAAGCCGGGTTCCTACGACGCGGACGTCAACGTCGGCTACTACACCCAGGTCGCCGGTCTCGGCCTGGGCCCGGACGCGGTCACGATCAACGGCGCCGTGCACGTCGAGGCCGACTGGTTCCCGCCGCAGAACGCCACCCACAACTTCTGGCGCGGCGCCGAGAACATGTCCGTCAACCCGACGAACGGCAGCGACCGTTGGGCGGTCTCGCAGGCCTCGGCCTACCGCCGCATGCATCTGCGCGGCAACCTCGCCCTGGACGACGGCGGCTGGTCCAGCGGCGGCCTGCTCGCGGACACCAAGATCGACGGGCAGGTCAACTCCGGCACCCAGCAGCAGTGGCTGACCCGCAACTCCCAGCTCGGCAGCTGGACCGGCTCCAACTGGAACATGGTCTTCGTCGGCAGCCAGGGCGTCCCCACGAACAGCTTCCCCAACCCGCCCTACACCACGGTCGCGCAGACCCCGGTCAGCCGTGAGAAGCCGTTCCTGTACGTCGACGACAACGGCGCCTACCAGGTGTTCGTGCCGTCGTTGCGGTCCAACTCCACCGCGACCAGCTGGGCGGGCGGAAACGCCCCCGGCAGCTCGCTGTCCCTGGACACCTTCTACATCGTCAAGCCGGGCGCGAGCGCGGCGGACATCAACGCCGCCCTGGCGGCGGGCAAGAACCTCCTGGTCACCCCCGGCGTCTACCACCTCAACCAGACGCTCCAGGTGAACCGCGCCGACACGGTCGTCCTCGGCCTGGGCCTCGCCACGTTCATCCCGGACAACGGCATCACCGCGATGAAGGTGGCCGACGTCGACGGTGTGAAGGTCGCGGGCATCCTCTTCGACGCGGGCACCACCAACTCGCCCACCCTGATGGAGGTCGGCCCGACGGGCGCGTCCGCCTCGCACGCCGCCAACCCGACGTCCCTGCACGACGTGTACTTCCGCGTCGGCGGCGCTGCCGTGGGCAAGGCGACCACGAGCCTGGTGGTCAACAGCGACAACGTCATCGGCGACCACACCTGGATCTGGCGCGGCGACCACGGCAGCGGCATCGGCTGGAACTCCAACACCGGGGACACCGGCCTGATCGTCAACGGTGACAACGTCACGATGTACGGCCTGTTCGTCGAGCACTACCAGAAGTACCAGACGATCTGGAACGGCAACGGCGGCCGCACGTACTTCTACCAGAACGAGATGCCGTACGACCCGCCGAACCAGGCCGCCTGGATGAACGGCTCCACGCAGGGCTACGCCGCCTACAAGGTCGCCAACTCCGTCACCAGCCACCAGGCCTACGGCCTCGGCAGCTACTGCTTCTTCAACGTCAACCCGAGCGTGACCGCCGAGCGGGCCATCGAGGCGCCGAACAACCCCAATGTGCGCTTCACCAACATGGTGACGGTCTCCCTCGGCGGCACGGGCACCATCCGGCACATCGTCAACGACCGGGGCGGCCCGTCCAACTCCACGACCAACGTGGCCAATCTGACCAGCTACCCGTAA
- a CDS encoding chitinase encodes MHRPRFLGRLAVFAALGAVLTALFTATPAQAADGSITGLAGKCVDVAGASSANGTAVQLYDCNGTGAQIWSNPGDGTLRALGKCLDVVDRSTADGAAVQLWDCSGGANQQWVVTAARDIVNPAANKCLDVRDNNSANGTRLQIWTCSGGANQKWNAPASGGGGNPSGFVVTEAQFNQMFPNRNPFYTYSGLTAALSAYPGFANTGSDTVKKQEAAAFLANVNHETGGLVHVVEQNQANYPHYCDWGQPYGCPAGQAAYYGRGPIQLSWNFNYKAAGDALGLDLLNNPWLVQNDASVAWRTGLWYWNTQSGPGTMTPHNAMVNQAGFGQTIRSINGSLECDGRNPAQVQSRVDAYNRFTSILGVSPGGNLYC; translated from the coding sequence ATGCACAGACCCCGCTTCCTGGGCCGCCTCGCGGTCTTCGCCGCCCTCGGCGCCGTCCTCACCGCCCTGTTCACGGCGACGCCCGCACAGGCCGCCGACGGCTCGATCACCGGGCTCGCCGGCAAGTGCGTCGACGTGGCGGGCGCCAGCAGCGCCAACGGCACCGCCGTACAGCTCTACGACTGCAACGGAACCGGCGCCCAGATCTGGTCCAACCCCGGTGACGGGACGCTGCGCGCCCTCGGCAAGTGTCTGGACGTCGTCGACCGCAGCACCGCCGACGGCGCGGCCGTCCAACTGTGGGACTGCTCGGGCGGCGCCAACCAGCAGTGGGTGGTCACCGCCGCGCGCGACATCGTCAACCCGGCCGCGAACAAGTGCCTGGACGTCCGCGACAACAACAGCGCCAACGGCACCCGGCTGCAGATCTGGACCTGCTCCGGCGGAGCGAACCAGAAGTGGAACGCGCCCGCGAGCGGAGGCGGCGGCAACCCGTCCGGATTCGTGGTCACCGAAGCCCAGTTCAACCAGATGTTCCCGAACCGGAACCCCTTCTACACGTACAGCGGCCTGACCGCCGCGCTCAGCGCGTACCCCGGTTTCGCCAACACGGGCAGCGACACGGTGAAGAAGCAGGAGGCCGCCGCCTTCCTCGCCAACGTCAACCACGAGACCGGCGGCCTGGTGCACGTCGTCGAGCAGAACCAGGCCAACTACCCGCACTACTGCGACTGGGGCCAGCCGTACGGCTGCCCGGCCGGTCAGGCCGCCTACTACGGCCGCGGCCCGATCCAGCTGTCGTGGAACTTCAACTACAAGGCCGCCGGTGACGCGCTCGGCCTGGACCTGCTCAACAACCCGTGGCTGGTGCAGAACGACGCCTCCGTCGCCTGGAGGACCGGCCTGTGGTACTGGAACACCCAGAGCGGCCCCGGCACCATGACCCCGCACAACGCCATGGTCAACCAGGCCGGCTTCGGCCAGACCATCCGCTCCATCAACGGCTCGCTAGAATGCGACGGCAGGAACCCCGCCCAGGTGCAGAGCCGCGTCGACGCCTACAACCGGTTCACCTCGATCCTCGGCGTGTCGCCGGGCGGCAACCTCTACTGCTGA
- a CDS encoding NPP1 family protein, producing the protein MRAMSSLAKVLLGAVGAMTLVVAVPATAHANVLTLLPQNAPGLDQTFSPAYDYDGDGCYATAAIGADGTINPGLKLGGDVNGKCHDYAQLANANTYSRSKCNNGWCAVMYASYFEKDQITLGPAALGHTHDWEHVIVWINNNEVQYVSVSQHNTYQVAARSAIRFDGTHPKIVYHKDGVSSHCFRFAGSNDEPAENATGNWFYPRLVGWDGYPAGYRDKLMSADFGSATIKIDDGDFQWALDYASPDGIPFDPYA; encoded by the coding sequence ATGCGCGCGATGAGTTCCCTCGCCAAGGTCCTCCTCGGTGCGGTCGGCGCGATGACGCTCGTCGTGGCAGTCCCGGCGACCGCCCACGCGAACGTCCTGACCCTGCTGCCGCAGAACGCCCCCGGCCTGGACCAGACCTTCTCCCCCGCCTACGACTACGACGGCGACGGCTGCTACGCCACCGCCGCCATCGGCGCCGACGGCACCATCAACCCCGGCCTCAAGCTCGGCGGCGACGTCAACGGCAAGTGCCACGACTACGCCCAGCTGGCCAACGCCAACACCTACTCACGCTCCAAGTGCAACAACGGCTGGTGTGCCGTGATGTACGCCAGCTACTTCGAGAAGGATCAGATCACCCTGGGCCCGGCGGCACTCGGCCACACGCACGACTGGGAGCACGTCATCGTGTGGATCAACAACAACGAGGTCCAGTACGTGTCGGTGTCCCAGCACAACACCTACCAGGTGGCCGCCCGCTCGGCGATCCGCTTCGACGGCACCCACCCGAAGATCGTCTACCACAAGGACGGCGTCTCGAGTCACTGCTTCCGCTTCGCGGGCAGCAACGACGAGCCGGCGGAGAACGCCACCGGCAACTGGTTCTACCCGCGTCTCGTCGGCTGGGACGGATATCCGGCCGGGTACCGCGACAAGCTCATGAGCGCCGACTTCGGCTCCGCCACCATCAAGATCGATGACGGCGATTTCCAGTGGGCCCTCGACTACGCG